One genomic region from Euleptes europaea isolate rEulEur1 chromosome 6, rEulEur1.hap1, whole genome shotgun sequence encodes:
- the LOC130479424 gene encoding B2 bradykinin receptor-like, giving the protein MAEESTALDSITALCELGINQSVGLNATGNSSTCPWPKEWEWLFTIQPYFLWFLAALGVVENVFVLFIFCLHKSRCTVAEIYLANLAMADLLLLCALPFWAINMANNFKWPFGTFLCKVVNSLGHMNLYSSIYFLVMVSIDRYLALVKTMTLGRMRRPLCAKWNCLVIWISALLLCSPALIFRSIQCVVEFKVMGCILSYPPGSHWQVITNILLNTVGFLMPLGVITFCTGQIIQALQNNDIRKLKAVQTEKRATTLILAVLLLFIICWLPFQITTFLDTLIEVKVISDCATITDIHVATQIATYCSFSNSCLNPIAYVIVGKHFQKKSKEVYRNLFLRRPSQAPSVQMVSSMDTLRTSISVEWLRKKSVFSIPR; this is encoded by the coding sequence ATGGCGGAAGAGAGTACAGCCCTTGACAGTATTACGGCTCTCTGTGAGCTTGGGATAAATCAGTCTGTTGGGCTCAATGCAACAGGCAACAGTTCCACCTGCCCCTGGCCAAAGGAGTGGGAATGGCTCTTTACTATCCAGCCATATTTCCTCTGGTTTCTTGCTGCCTTGGGAGTGGTCGAAAATGTGTTTGTCCTCTTCATTTTCTGTCTGCACAAGAGCCGCTGCACGGTGGCGGAAATCTATTTGGCGAACTTAGCCATGGCTGACCTTTTGCTGCTCTGTGCATTGCCTTTTTGGGCGATTAACATGGCCAATAACTTTAAATGGCCATTTGGGACCTTCCTTTGCAAAGTCGTCAATAGCCTCGGCCATATGAACTTGTACTCTAGCATTTATTTCTTGGTGATGGTGAGCATCGACCGCTACCTGGCCTTGGTGAAAACTATGACTCTGGGTCGGATGCGCCGGCCGCTGTGTGCCAAATGGAACTGCCTCGTCATTTGGATTTCTGCGCTGCTCCTGTGTTCTCCTGCCCTGATATTCAGGTCGATCCAATGCGTGGTTGAGTTCAAGGTCATGGGTTGCATTTTGTCTTACCCACCTGGTAGTCACTGGCAAGTGATTACCAACATTCTACTGAACACGGTCGGCTTTTTGATGCCTCTCGGTGTCATTACCTTCTGCACAGGTCAAATAATCCAAGCCTTGCAAAACAATGACATTCGAAAGCTCAAGGCAGTTCAGACAGAGAAAAGAGCCACCACCTTGATCCTTGCCGTTCTTCTCCTGTTTATTATCTGCTGGCTTCCTTTCCAGATCACCACATTCCTCGACACGTTAATTGAAGTCAAAGTCATTTCTGATTGTGCCACCATAACAGACATACATGTGGCTACCCAAATTGCCACGTACTGTAGTTTCAGCAACAGTTGCCTTAACCCTATAGCATATGTCATTGtgggaaaacatttccaaaagaaaTCCAAGGAGGTCTACCGTAACTTGTTCCTTAGGAGGCCTAGCCAAGCACCATCAGTCCAGATGGTGAGTTCCATGGATACTCTCAGAACTTCTATCTCAGTGGAGTGGCTAcgaaaaaaatctgttttttctATACCACGATAG